The DNA window TATACTATATGATTTTCTAAAGAAAGTATGACTTGTTAGAATTAATCTATTAATggttatttttatcttttaattgttaatttttattatatttttaaaaataaatcattaatctAAAGAAACTACATTTATTACTAATTATAGCTTATTAATTGTTTGTAAAGCTTTATTTGAAAACTTGTTCtgcaatctatatatatatatatacacacacacaccaaCACAGATAGATACATAATTTATTGTTGATAAAATTACACgttatactaattaaaatttatattttcagaaTATAAATCTAAAATACAGTAAAAtggaattaattaaatatattagaaatttttttttttttaaagataggATTACACTAGGTAAGTGTTAGGTGTTAGTGTTATttgtaaaaaatcattttcagcCTATTGGCTGGCAGAAAATGATAAATAATCTATTTCTAAAAGGTATTCTTTGataatttataagaaaaattatctcttctaaaaaaatcaaataaacatactaataaattttagatagatataaatattataaatattcaagaataaaatttatataaacaatgagctatagctcaattGGTAAGAGTTGGACAATAATCTTTTAGATTGTGCCCCCCTCCTTCATctctaattaacaaaaaaaagtttatatataaaaactaaccaaattattttaaattagtttatattatatatacacacaatttattttaaggatacaatcaacaacaaaaaattagttatttaatttttattttactttgtttatttctagtttatttttaatattataaatttgtaataaattaatttttagattaaatttacTTTAAGTTTATAGCTATTTTGCTAAGAgattattttatgtttgtttaatttaaattgatatttgataaaattactttcagtttatattcaatttatatttattttcttttctagtaaaattttaattagtttattttttaataaatttttttattttttaaaccgCGATTTTAGGAAGAGGGGCAATTTACAGACACCTAGTTATTTTAAGTATTATAAGTTTTTATAAGTTATTCTAATTAgactaaatatattaaattattttaattagactAAGATGacgtttgataaaatttaaaaataagtgctgaaaataataaatgctGATTTTTTTAGGTGCTGAATTAAATAAGTATGTTTGATAACTGTAGTTActgaaaattattatatttacatatCTTAACATTGattagtttaaatataaattgtatattatttaaatctttaaaatataaataaataatatttaaaaatattatgaatattacatatttcataaataaaaatatttaaatttatttttatatattgataattagtccttaaaaattatatagtctttaaaataaaatgttaatttataaAACTCCAAAAAACCATTTAGATCTTATTATAAATCTTGTGTATTACAAACGAAAATCTAACTAATATTTAAGAgcaaaaatattacataaataaaatatagaatttaaaaagaaaaaagaaaataaagaataaaatataaaataatttataattttaagtattgatataatttataattaaaaaaatatgtgagATAAAACATTTCTATTGGtggataataattaaaaattataaggatataatatttattcaataataaaattgatattttataacttaatttgttcagtaaaaaaaatagtcaaaatttttgatttattaatttaagtggTTATTGACTTAACtgaataaattaagttaaacgTTTTTGAATTATCAAatcaacttaaaataattaagtgttCAATATACCAGTTTAAGCAATAAGTAGAATTATCAAACACttactaaatttattttaaattaataatcacTTTAGGAAGAGTTTATTTTAGATTAGTTTGCATTAAGTTTACTTTTAATAAAACTTTAGTtagtttactttgagtttacTTCAAATTTACATTTAGTTtattagtaattaaattatcaatttataaatttatttatggtattataaattttaataaattaatttagttacaTTAAGCTTAtattaaatttgtaataaatttacttagaatttacttttaatttttctataaaataatcaatttacatttagctttttttatttcataattccACACTTACatctatattttataatttattgacACGTGCCGATATCTTATTAGTCTATACATGCAATCATATAGATTATTAGCGTCTgcgtgtgtatatatatatatatattggaaaATAACAACAAAATCTTAGCTAGGTGCTTGATAGTAAAGAACGTGATATCTTGTTATAAAATCACGGGACAACCTCACAGAAGTAAAgtagtattttaataaattattctgAAGTTCGGCCAACATTTTTGCCCAATACCGACCACCTCAGACTAACCATGTCCAGCCACCCTAAaccctattttttaaaatccaacCCCTAAGTGAAAGACAAGatatgaataaaatttaaatgagctttaaatataaatagttaaaaatgaaagattttcgcacaaattgttttttattactagtataacttttgtaaaaactGAACCATATAatgtaattttatcaattaatttaagggttaattgcaaattaaatcacaaactttagccTAATTTGCAATGGCAAtacgaactttaaaatttggcaatgtcggtaaccaatttttatttttcggaAAATTTCTACACCGACCAATTATGCAATAACACGTGGCAGCACATCACAATGTCCACGTcagtttttttttgccaaaaaatgaaaattgtttATTGatattgccaagttttaaagttcgtgttataattgcaaattatagTAAAGttcttgattttaatttgtCCCTAAATATTGCCATATGGGTTTACAACAGAATTGTTCTTTTCCTTATGAACCTTCATTTGAGAGAATTTTCCTtatgagttttaaaaatataactatttCTCTCTTCATGTAATTAAGTTTCTAGCACTTTATttgaataaaggatcactttatCTTGGTCGACTTggaagaaaatattaaaaacgttaaaaaatagaaaaaatgattatttttatcCTAAACTTAGCAAAATCAACTcaaaacccccctccccactctcacgcAAGAGAGTGAGAGACACTATCCAATTTTGATGGTGATTTTGTTTTCCAAAGTGgttttttgatgaaaaaaagttttaaatggtcctattttttatttaacattttaaattaatacctaataattaaaaaaaacacaatttaatcctcttaatttcaaaattttatatatcaaattaacctccatgttttttatttttaacaaaaataaaaattaattaaatgttttCATTCTCATGCGAgtgtttttgagccggttttgccaagttcaggatAAAAATGATCCGGTTTtttagatttgaatttttttaatactttgtgccaagttgaggaaATAAAGTGATTATTTGTTCTACTTTATTTTGTCAACAGACAATTCCCTATGTTGATGGGCAATGCATGTTTGATTCATCCGAAATCACTTGGGAGATTTATAGATTtacctaaaatatataaatattagtgAATTTTACCTCAACACGAAAAACTTAATGAAAATACCTCACACATTTATGAATTTCATATTTCTACTCTCCGTGTAataaaattttgtgattttactcTACATATATGATACACACTGACAACTCTCATCAActctctctttctttctctctccaCGTGCTCAAGGAGCACACACCTgacatctttttttttcttacatgtatttgatttctttttctttctttctctttgacttttcaaaataatattatatatttatgatagtatgatcataatattttcataaaaaataatataatttaatttgtagCTGTGGAATAAAAtcatattagaaaaaaataattttttcataatattattataaacacGACAGTTATATTATCATCTagatatcataatttttctgtaaaaaaatatttttcgtacattatcatactattatcgttacctttgtcatactattatcataacctattcttataaaaattattataatattatcataatatactttatcataacattatcataaaatattatcataatattatcatgacgtactttatcataactatatcgtaattttttatcataaacttatcatactattatcataatattatcacaatatactttatcataacaatatcaaaaactattatcataacattatcatgacgtactttatcataactatatcatatccttatcatattattatcataaccgcgtaatattatggtattgatatgataacgttatgatacagttatgctaacgttaatgataccgaaatgataatCCAGCATTTTTCTtaacagaaaatcgtttttctctgcagtgttatgataatgatatgataacgtcatagtgataacaatatgataatcaggcgctgttttctgcaaaaaaatcgttttttctgcagaaaatcatttttttcatcataaaattatttttaatgcagattttcagatcttaaactaaaaaaaaattaagaacaattattttagatctgagagttaaaataaatcgtaataatcacaACGAGttaaaaaaatcgctaaaatatgaaaaaacggCGGAGTGAAGACGAAACGAAAGCGGGGCAACGGCAAAGTAATGGCGGATCGGCGAAGGCGTAGCAACGACgtaataaagaagaaaaaaataaatgaagaagaagaagaaattggaGAAGTGGAAAAAAtggaggagaagaagaagaaagagagagcgagaaagaaaaagagaaggagagagagaaaataaaatctgaaaaaaaaaggagaaatacatgtgagagtaaaaataaaatgcttagagtaaaaaattaataagaaataagtattattataataaaaaaaactttaaagtaaaaaaaataaaagtgctaaaaatgtgaggtattttttctatcttttccttattgaggtataatttactattattttaaaaaatagagtgttTTCCCTAATTTTCTCAAATCACTTGTACAATTTGGTTATCATAAAGCCCAAACCAAAAGagaaaaatacatatttacctaaaatacaaaaataatatgttAAAATACATCAGCGCGGAAATCTTACAAAAAATACATCACGAAtttaaaccttttatttttttactcttctcacttttataattataaatttacttcCACTATATAAGCTCATTAATTTCACTAACAACGAGGTTCCTTCCTTTTCTCTCTCAATTTTCTCTctcaattttctctctctatttTCTCACAGCTCGTTTTCAAGCTCTCTGTTTTGGAAAAATCTTCTCCGATTCTGCAAATTCTTAAATCCAGATCTCTGTAACAACTTCCAGATCTCGAAAAATAGTTCGTTCCTCATAATCTGCTCGAAAAACAGCTCGCTCTTGAAAAAACAGAGATTCTTGAAGGTAATTGACTATATTCGTGAATAAAATTGCTTTTTATATTATCTTCTTTTGATTATAcgattataaaaatatgatgaTATTTGAATTTTAACCTATAAGAAAAATCAATCTGATACTTATATGATATTGTGATGCAAATCTGATAATGTGATCCTCATCTGATAATCTGATACTCATATTGATGTTGTCTGATAATGTAatgtcatatgattatcatatgagtatctgacagtctgattatgaCACAATGTGATTCTCAAATGATACTCTTGTGATAATTTGATATACtcatactcatatgataatgtgaaaaaaaataaatacttatATGATATTGTGATGCATATAAtctgatactcatatgataatgtgatagtCATTGATACTAtgagtgtcatatgataatcagatagtCATATTGAAGCTGTGAgtgtcatatgattatcatatgactatctgacagtctgattatcatatgagtatctgacagtctgattatcatatgagtatctgacagtctgattatcatatgactatctgacagtctgattatcatatgactatCTGAAAAAActaattatcatatgagtatctaacaaaactgattatcatatgagtatctgacagtctgattatcatatgagtatctgacagtctgattatcatatgactatCTGAAAAAActaattatcatatgagtatctaacaaaactgattatcatatgagtatctgacagtctgattatcatatgagtatctgatagtctgattatcatatgagtatctgacaaaactgattatcatatgactatctgacagtctgattatcatatgagtatctgacaaaaactgattatcatatgagtatctgactatctatcagactgtcagatactgttatgataatcagactatcagatagtcatatgataatcagatagtCATATTGAAGCTGAGAgtgtcatatgattatcatatgagtatctgatagtctgattatcatatgattatctgacagttatcatatgagtatctgactatctatcagactgtcagatactgttatgataatcagactgtcagatagtcatatgataatcagatagtCATATTGAAGCTGtgagtgtcatatgataatgtcatatgattatcatatgataatctgacagtctgattatcatatgagtatctgacagtctgattatcatatgagtatctgacagtctgattatcatatgactatctgacagtctgattatcatatgactatctgaaaaaactgattatcatatgagtatctgacagtctgattatcagaTGATACAGTATCATCAGATTATCATATGTTATTGTGATACTCTTATGATTATTTAATAATGTGATACACATATGATAATGTATCAACTGATACACATATGATAATATTTCAACTGATAATCATCTGTTTATCATTTTTAGGATGGAATTTATCCAAGTACTAATGCAACATGATGGGCAATGGACTGAAGATGGAAAGTATATTGACTTCAAAATGACAGGAATTTTATTGGAAATGAACTGCACATTTAATAGTTTTATCGAATTAGTATATCAAAGTTTGCAAGTTCAAGATACTGAAACTGAATTAGATATTCAATATCTAATCAGTGATGATTATCCTCCAGTCAAAATAGCAGATGAAAGAAGTCTCAGATTCTATATACAGTTAAAGAAGAGTGAACTTAACTTCACAAGATATCCAATCTGCATCATATTGAATAAATCTGCTTCTTTTTTGGAAACATCATCATCAGAAGCTGCAAACAATTCACTTCTTGTTCATGAAGACAATATAACGCAACTGGATGAACAAAACTCTAAAGAAACAGAAATGTCTTATTCAAATTTGGATATGATTGAATATGCAAACCTTCTCTGCACACTTCAAGAAAATCTTCCAGAAACAGATTTTGATGAAGATCATGTTGCAACCAATCAAGCAAATCAGAAAATAGAAGAAGGAGGTATATTCACAGATAAAGAAACATTAATATCAGAGATGAGCCTATATGGACTAAAAGAACACTTTCAGTTCAAGGTACATTTCAAATATTCtgattttgacattttattatcataacagTTTCACAAAAAACTGATActgtatattattaataattacagGTCCAAAAATCATGCGCAAGACAGTACCGATTAAAATGCATAGATGACCATTGTGATTGGAAATTTTATGCCTCGAAAATTGGTCATACAAAAATGTTTCGAGTACGTAAGTTCAACAATTATCATACATGTTCTTTGGAGATGAGAATGGGAGACCTGAGGTTTGTCAGCTCAAAAACCAtagcaaaaataataaagtcaAACTTGTTGGATATCAAGACAATTTACACACCTAATGACATAATCAGAGACATGAGAAATGATTATAGCATTAAATTGGATTACTGGAAAGCTTGAAAATGTCGAGAAATTGCACTAGAGCTTTTAAGAGGGAAACCAGAAAATTCATTTGGTCTACTACCGAGATATCTTCACATGGTGAAGCAAACAAATCCAGGATCAGTTGTAAGCTTACAAAGAAATGTGGATCATACTTTTCTTTATGCATTCATGTCACTTAATGCATCAATAAGTGGATGGAGTCACTGTATGCCTATTATGGTTGTTGATGCTACATTTTTGAAAGGACCATTTGGAGGTTCTCTGTTTTCAGCTTCAACTCTTGATGCAGCAGGTATgattaatataattatcatcacgatatcatcatattatcattacAGTATCATTATAATATCATTACAGTATCatcgtaatatcattattttattttgcttcTTATTTTACAGGAAAAATCTTCCCTCTTGCCTTTTCAATAACAGATTCAGAAAATGATGCATCTTGGAATTGGTTTTTTAGACAAATCAAAACTGTTTTTGGTGTAAGGGAAGGAATGTGTATAATTTCAGACAGACATATGAGTATTAAAAATGCAATAGAAAGTGTTTTTGCTGGAGAAGTTCAACATGATATTTGCTTATATCATTTACTAAGTAACGTGAAAAGCAGATTTAAAAAGGATCAGAAGACAATTAAAGACCTGTTCAAAGCAGCAGCAAGAGCTTATACAAAGGAAGAATTCAATACTCATATGGCAGAAATGAGCAACGTAAATCCAGGAGTTACAGCTTATCTCAAAGATGCAGGTTTTGAAAGGTGGGCAGTTTCACATTCTGTGAACAAAAGATACAACATAATGACTTCAAATACTGCTGAGTCATTTAATGCAGCAGTAAATAGAGCACGAGAATTACCAGTTACGATGCTTATGGAATACTTGAGAAATTTGGTTCAAAGGTGGAGCTACAAGAACAGAAATATTGCTAAAGGAACCTTTACAAAATTGTCTTCAAAATATGATGCTGTCCTAAGGCAAAACTATTTAGATTCACTCAAAATAGAGGTACGGATTCATTCTTATCACAGTTAGAAATATTTTCATCTTATCATGctattattagtttattatcATTCTATTATCATATGCTATTATCAGTTTATTATCATTCTATTATCATATGCTattatcttttaatatttttgacatTATCACATGTATATCAGGTA is part of the Mercurialis annua linkage group LG3, ddMerAnnu1.2, whole genome shotgun sequence genome and encodes:
- the LOC126672798 gene encoding uncharacterized protein LOC126672798 gives rise to the protein MVKQTNPGSVVSLQRNVDHTFLYAFMSLNASISGWSHCMPIMVVDATFLKGPFGGSLFSASTLDAAGKIFPLAFSITDSENDASWNWFFRQIKTVFGVREGMCIISDRHMSIKNAIESVFAGEVQHDICLYHLLSNVKSRFKKDQKTIKDLFKAAARAYTKEEFNTHMAEMSNVNPGVTAYLKDAGFERWAVSHSVNKRYNIMTSNTAESFNAAVNRARELPVTMLMEYLRNLVQRWSYKNRNIAKGTFTKLSSKYDAVLRQNYLDSLKIEVEPSNDDIYTVTENGDTSTVNIKEKSCTCNRYQEEMIPCKHAAAVLNYKHQDPTEYCSKYFTNEAMLATYAQTVYPVPKEETWEVTAEVEDIIVLPPIGRTKPGRPKKRRIKGAEEQKNQNKCSRCGYYGHNRKTCKNIPKNR